The region TATCTTGgtacatttttgtatttttccttcAGATTTGATGGTAAAATGGTCTATCTTTGAGTTAGCCGATTGTCGGAAATATCGTTTGGAGATAAAACAAGCTTTGACATAAACCTTTTAACCTTCTtaattgagatttttttaatcatcgctGTCAGATGGTAAAATGATCTATCTTCGAGTGAGACCAGTTTACCACCACGTCACACGGCCATCAGAAGGTAAAACGGTCTATCTCGAAAATCGTTGAAGAATGGGGTAAGATAGTAAAATTACTATCTAGAAGATAGACCATTTTACCGTCTTATGATGTGTAGTATGAGAGTATACATGTGCTGTGGTTAAACAAACTATCTACCGGTACACAAAAATCTCATTTATTTCAGAATCGAAACCCCATATAAGCTAAAAATTATTAGTTATTAGTGTTTATTGTGCTTATTCTTTTCCCATTGCTAAAAATGCATTATTTCCGTCTCATAAAAAAAAAGCACAGGTATATGCTATAAAAACACAGTGTTTTAACACATGCATAATACAGCACATGTAACACACATATTTAAAattaggaaataaaaaaatttcttgAGATAAATCCTGTTGTCCTACTCTCATGCAAAAATCCTATTGAATCCTACAGGTTGGCAGTTCTGATATCACATACAGCAGTACAAATACCATAAATTACAATATCtaattgaaaaatgatgaatgaaatatatatcttataGTAAGAATGGGACATGAAATGATGTGTTTGATGGTTTATCTACCTTCCTAGTTAAATAAGGTGGatcatatcaaaatattatgatatttatcaaacattaacaattttaaactttaccattaaaatatttcaatctccTAATTACCACATAGcttctctttcttcttatttttagGTTGGCGACCTTTAGAGTAGCCTGCTGCTCCTCCCTTTCCTCTACTTGTCTGTTCAGATCCACCATAGTAATTATTGGTTATGTGCTGATCTCCAATCACCATATTGCTTGGTAGAGAAGACATATTAATCATACATTTTCCTgcacaaaacacacaaacatTGACTTTGTGAAATAATACACAATTCTTTGAGAATATTGGGAAATAGATGTGTGAAGAGTCTAGATCATAGACCACATACAGGTGGGAGACCTCAAGACAAGTGCCCTTCCTACCCCCTCCCTTACCCCCCTCCAGCATTTGTCAAGCATTGATATCTGCCAAAAATTGATTGATATTCAGGCTTTCAAGCATTCAActcccccccatttttttttttttaaatagcccATACATCCATGTATAGTGAGACCACCACATttcgaccacctcttttgaaaccgaccacctagTGCGCATTAAAActattgcgtattacaaacgatacgcgcgggagagtaggcgcagtgtccatatGAACAGTAAGAATCGATTTCACAAGataaaaagaagggggaaaaggtaaaaatttatcaaaattgttttgattagACCCGAACCCCGCCAAAAAACAGTTGTTCATaccaagaaatccgataggaaaggctttagaacaaatatccgtcgtcaatcgtcgaatcatgtGCCGTAGCTCGCAGTGGAAGTATTGAGACGATCATTTCGCATTTTGAcatcatagaactgatttggaagagtcaaaatattttgacaccGTGACAAGAATCAGCCATAAACTTTGTGTATCGCGGGTGGTCCGTTTCAAAAGTAGGGTgaaatgagcaaatgtaaaatcgtcgTATTCGTTGTATATAAGCGAATTGAATCAGTCGCCGATCGAAACATAAGAATCTAatctgctcaattttctgcacaaacGAGACGAAAACTAGGTAAAACTGATAAATATTTTCGCAAATACGATGCTAAAAAaattaggtggtcgataaggggttGTTCCAACCATACACTTGGACAGGGACACTTGCCACTGGGTGCTGGGAAGGAGGCATTAAAAACACAAAGAAACAACAACAGTTCTGCCATTCAAAATTTATGTCAATGGCAATATGAATGTCTCTActctctatattttttttactctgtgACCTACATATTGAATAGTAGCTTGATATTTACCTGTATTAATCTGCACAGCTCCACTGGAACTTGTCTGAGGGAAAGTAGGTCCTGGTTTGTTACTAGCTAAGGTATCTTCTGGATTGGTTTTATTTGACTGTGTTGTACTTGATTCACTGTCACTATGCTTTGAATTCTTACTCTTTGTATCTGGAGGGAATAACAATACTTCAAATGTAAAAACCCGGACTATGAAAAACTAGTTTGATAGCACACAAATATCTAACAAAATGCTTTCAAACAAAGCATGGGGTAAATTTGACAGAAGCAAAATAAACAGTCAATTCCCTGACTAAAACCATCATTCAATTCTGTCCATATACACACAACACTGGTTAGGTAGAAATCTTTATGTTAAAGAGGAAGTTCACTCttacaaaaaagtttattgtaaaaatagcagaaaaaagaattaaaattattggcaaaagtttgagaaaaatccatcaacgaataaaaaagttattagaattatttgatttgtgacgtcatattgaGCAGCTTTCCCACATATCttatggtaaaaaatcaatatgtcattttctcagaaaaattgaaaatggtgtttaTTGTACCTTGTACCtcaatacacatttttttttacaacagctcctaaaagaaaaataaaaaataagtcatcacaaaccattaaaatatgaaatttatgcattcaaaattaaataacatatggggcagctgctcgtttatgacatctcaaataaaaaaaaattgaaattctcatAACTTTATCAAACTTTAATGGATttccctcaaaccttcaccaatatattctattttatttcttgctaattttacaacaaagtttttgttagggtgaacttcccctttaatgctaTACACAATTGCTGGCAACTCTGCATAAGTCAACCTTCCATTAGTCCAATAATGGCCCAAGTCTTAGCAAATTTTCAGACAAGATTATTGGAAACATATGTTAAATATCTCTTCTAAGTCAAATTTTGCCAAGATTTGACTAATGCAGAGTCAcctgtattttattttacatttctaGAGATATCTTTTGTATAATTAACTTGAACAGAAATGACAATGTATCAATTCATTCATCGATTCAAAAGATTTCCATTGAATTCACAAACATTAGCAAAGATTCTTTGAAATCTTTAGAATATGTGTGATAAATTATGCAGTGATGCAAGATACTATATACAGAGCACAATACTccttataaatcaaataatgaatttatcCTCAAATCATTTGACAAGTAGAGATTGTAATTACAGGATCAAGATTTGCCTTTTTTAATGAACTGAATAGGGTATGTTTCTGGGGTAGGAACTGTTATTGGACAACctacccttttctctcttttgaaaGAATTCCTTTGCTCTATTGTACTGCTCCTCCAATAGGTCTACTTTCAGAGTTGGTTTGACAGGATGGCATGCTTCTTGGAGATTAGCATCCACAAAGAAACCATACAAgatttcatgtaatttttttgATTTTCTATGAAGCATATCAAGATCGTCATTGCTGCACACATGCAGGTAAAGTGTAAAATCATCTTCATCGGTTGTAGCAGGAAGAACGAGTCTATGGAGAGTGATATCACCCATCAAGGAAAACAAAGAAGGTAGGGATGAACTGCTGTCCCAATAGTGTCGTTGCTTACTCCTTTCAAGACTCTTCATGACTTGATCCATTTTTGCTGCAAGTGAAGTCCGGAATGGCACAGTCAGATTCACCTTCAGCTGAATTTCTGTAAAAATGACATATATATGACCATGAGTTTGAACTTGACACAGTTGTCATGTGTCGCCCAAATCTAATGATAGGCCACCCATCAGCATCAGATCGgtcatatctttaaaaaaatatatctactATAAGCACACGTTAATGAGAGGaaatttcttgaaatttgaAACACACATTATTTTAAAATGGGAGGGGGGAGAAGTCCTACCATCTTAGGGgactaaattttgttttagtaTATCCCAAGAACTTTACTTTGTAGGTCCAtagttttttttgtctttgcatataaaataaatttcataccAAATTTCAATCGCTTGCTCATGGGATTTCCTTTTTCAAATGATATACATTTATAACTTTAAAGGATGTGTTCATTTGATATATGGTAGTTTTGGTAATTTTCAAAtgcaaattcatgaaaatttcaaacatGCACAAACTAACAGTttccaaatgaaataataatgaaaaccttccaatataataataaatctTATCTTCAGATATAGCTGATTTTCAGTTGGCCCTGCATAAcatgatgttattttttttcactgtaaGACCTTTTTAAACaagctattttcttttttttaaactagatACAGTCAACATCTCCACAAGGGGGTTCTGTGCAATTAGAGAATtgtcttgtttttatttaattgttattttatCTGTACTAATAAATTATAGTATTATTTGTTTGCttctccgttttttttttattctcatgcCAGTAGCATGATCTTTATCGCctatttcatcttattttaatGTTCACGTAGTTTACCATTTTATTGTTACATTTCGATCACTCTATGTAttcattgtgtattgttaattTGATATAAATGCTTTTGAATTTCATCTATTTCATCTTGcatgtaatttttcttttcaattaatTCTGTAATTGTTCACCATTGCAGTATGATTGTTATAGGTATTTTTATAAGTACTATAGGGCTCTCTCTTTACCTCCCATACCTTGTAAAGAGTGAAAGTTGTATTACATGGAGATCATTCTAATAAAAGTATCTTTCCCTTACCAAATCCCTGATCGCTTGGTTGTGACGAATGGAAGATGATCACTGGGTCTCTCTCTATAGGTGCGAATTGGAATGGGGGCACTGCGGGACTTTCTgtaaagatgaaatttttttattttttaatttataaaaCATATCTGTTACTTTCATTCATAATcagtacatttttttcatttttaaatgccTGACAAATCcctttcattattatcattgctatCAAAGTCAAGTTAGTCAAGAACTGAAATGGAGAATTAATATCTACCTTGGTGTATAGGTCCTCCTCCCATGGGTCCTACTGCATATTCAGAGGCACCATGTGAGCTCTCAGCAGGAACTGGTTTCCCACTTCCATGCCTATGCTTGGCCCTGTTCAACGGACTTGACTCTCTTTCATGTTCCATGTTGGACTGTAAAGATTGATTTGCACTAAGGCCACTTGCTGTATCAGTAGGAACACCAACTAAACCTGTGAAATTCATTGATTGTCCAGATTCCATTGATAAACGGAAGTTACCCTCATTCTGCTGGCCTGATACCTGACTTTTCAAATGTCCAAAGCTTGAAGGCTTAGAAGCATCCTGGAGGGCTGGCTGATCCATAGTGCTAGATGCTTCTGGACCATTATTAGTGGGCACACTTTCTTGAACATCAATGTGATGTTGCATTACTTTTTCAGTGATAGGTAAAGTGGTGGGATGGTCATTCAAGGATAATCCTCTGATACCTTGTCTTAAAGATTCACTGTCTGTCACAGGTTGAGCTTTTGTACTGGTTTTACTCTGAGGTCTGGTTGGGGCTTTATCCTGTTCTGTTATGTTCTGTGGCTGTTTTATTTACATAACAGAAGAAAAAACACCTTAAAATATTAGACAAAATACCAGGATTGTAAAATGTGGAACATGATTAAGATACAAATTTTCGTAATTGTATTTTTCAGAGACAACGGATCATCAAGCTTGGACAAGAAAAATGAAGGGGCACCTCTTGTCTATCAtggaaaattagaaaaaaaaaaaaaaggtgccCCTCCTCTTCCACCATCCAAGCTTTTCAATATTAAGAAGTCACAAGAGGGTAAAATATTTTGCTTAAAATCAGACAGTTTGTAACCAGTTAAGAGGTGTAACATAAAGAGATACaataatattcacaatttgATTCCTGCACATGGGTTTTCAATAGACTTAAAGTTATGCCTGGCTAAAAGGCtatacaattgattgcatattTTATGACACAGGGCTCTAACTAAATAAGGAATTATCATAGAACAATGTGCATATTTTGTTCTTTcacattttatattatgatttatCTTGGTAGTATCATCCAATGTAAAAAAAGTATTGCAGCAAATAACGTTTGGTgttctttaaccctatctaggccagggtattttgggagttcatatggccgggggggggggggcctcccacgcccccccttgagatctttGCCGTCGAccgcacgatcacgccgaaaattggcacgcaggttctctgggatataatctacaaatttgtacagtaatttatttcatgtgaattgttattacgtaattatgcttatttatgcataattagtatgcgaaatcatactttttcctccaATTCCATAAATAAAGCACTaattgttctaatttttggcatagaaactctttgttaGCAAATGTACAtgagaaaaaattgtgatatcagatcaatttctaatgtattttattgtttttagcaatttcttatgtatttctatgtttttggaccctttgtttttcattgttttttcaatgaaattcgttggggactcttctaagataatacacagcataaaatacatacatttaggccagcaaaactaaaaataatcataaatttatgatttttggttgaaaacacaattcacattgactttgtacacgaaatcacgttttttgagcaaattttggtccgacatgcacttacataacctttcataatttcagaaccgcgtacccgaatgacgcaaaattggtctcaaaagttgcgcaagacttgaaagtaaaaaatcagTGAGCAGCAGGGTCAAATATTTGCGCGGCAAAAATATTGCGCgactcgttgagggggggcctccaaggccccctcccccccggcctagatagggttaaatacAATGACAGGGATTCACTTACAAAAGATAATGAacttttatatcatgataaaacaaattttgagaCAAACCTTTCCTAAATAATGTCCTAATGATTCATGGGTTGGACGAGTACCTAGATGTGCAACCTTATCTGTAATATCTAgggaataaaagaaagttttaaTGCAATTGATGAGAATAAGATTAAACGTATTTTCCTAAAATTTAGAGCTGTTCAGGCATAATCTTGATGAAAGTAATAGTAGACACAGGCTGGGTTAGAAATGTTAGGCTGCAATAGGACATTTATGTGATAATGCAGGATCCTTTTTACAGGCATAAACCCCTCCTTGGTCAAAAACTTACATTAGCTGTCTAAATAATAGACTAGAAGAGATCCATTAGGACTGTGTATTCTAGCTATTCAAGAGAGCAAGTAGGCAATTAAATAGCTGATAATAgatcaatatgaaaaataatcaatgttcataaaaatgaaatttactgACTTAACCCTTAATCAAATGGTCATGGGAGGGGGTCAATTTGACACCTCCTAGACGGATCTTGTGCCTATGCTGCCGTACAATTTCGTTACCACATTACCAGTTTGCTAcagaaattttatatttttctgacAAAACATTAAAGGCAGAACAATTACTTATTTAATGTCATGCCATACACAAAGAGAGTACAATGTAGTTTGTTGAACTTGTTTTGGAATTTGTAGTCTCAAGCATCAGACTTATTTGGATTGTTGGTTTTTacaattcagaaaataaaacttatatttacaattgatttaatttgtgtGTATTTCCTTTGAGCCACCATAAACTGATAAAAATGTGGTCATAATTCCTGGATTTTGCAACAAGCTGTGACCTCGCACTTCTCTAGATGCACATCAATACTTGTCCCATGACTAGGGTGAGCTTCTTTAATTATATGATGTCAAAAGAATAGACCTAGGATAAGGGCACTATTGTGGTTTATATTCAACCCTTTTAATTGCTTAAACATCTCATTTCTGTGGGCCCTTCACCAAGCACTACCCTGTCCAAAGTATAATCACAACATGTATTGCattgctgaatatattacaatgTAGGACTAGCACATGCTACACCCTGCATGCAGGGTAAATCAGCGATAAACGAACCTTTAAAATTTGGTCGATCCTTTGGTTCATAGCTCCAAGACCTTTCCATTATACTTATCAGATCTTGAGGAGTGTTTTCAGGAACAGGATCCAGACAGGGAGATTGTTTGGATTCCACTTTCAGTATCTTCATCATATCAAATCCTCTATCTAATATACAAAAGATAACAGTGTTAGGAATATTagcttcattttaaaaatatctgaaactttgaattacattaaaaattctGTGAGTGAATATTGGTGAATCCAAGTACAAAATGTTCAAATGCACTTATGAATTATATCCCCAGCCAGGGATGTACAGTAGACAGGGATGCAAGTGGCAAATTGCTCTTGGCCCTTAAAATTTGTTTGTGAACTAAATTGATGTGCGCAAAGCGCACATGACGAGAGCGAAGTCCTCAAGAATCCATGTATAGTAAACACTTAAAATCGCAATGGCAATCAATGACAATGTTCCGTAACACTTTCCAGACATACGTTGTGGTAACTATTGATCCGAGTCTAAATCCAATACAATACTGctaacaaaatgaatgaattcgTTTGCATGTTCCATCACTATTTCCAGACAATAATGTGGTATTGTATTCTCCAAAGAAATGAATTtgtaccaaaaataaaaaagtcccAGTGCCATAAAACTCTGTATTTTTGCTTTGTTCTCACTCAGTTGACTCAATCGACTCACCACACTCTCGATCTCTCAGCGCTTCAACGTAGACACACTGCCACACGCTGTTTGCATCGGTAtacctaacccagggagctccggtcCGCAAAGCGCGCCGTTTggcgggccggagctccctgggttacggTATACTGTGTGATTCACAATCGCACGCTAGTTTTGCGTGACGGCCATTTTGCGATGTTCTCATGCCAAAATACACTGAACATAATTACGAAATTGTGAAAGTGAATGTCTGATTATCAGATCAGCCTGAAACCCGGAAATATCATCTTGAACCTGGAAATTTGATGGCAGGTGGTGGCGCCTGGCTGTACAAAATGTTTTCCTGGCACTGCCGGGACATAGTGGGAACTTACCCGAAGATGTGACACCATACTCTCAGATACTGAATACACAtattgttttgtacacaaaacatttttgaaagaaaCGCTGCAAACACATAAGTTTTATTCTCTCTAGGAACATACTAATAGCACATTTTTTGAAGATTCTATTAGCTACTTTGAGCATACTTTCTGTAAAGTGAAAATGCATTCTGGGAAGATTAAATTCCTTGGCTGTGAAGGCAGCAAGGCGAAAGCCACTGCATTTCGATGGTTGATGCGACAATACTTTTTTGAGCTGAAGTGTACATCTGTGTGCGCTGCTGCAATGCAAGGAGACCTGTCATTCTGAGTAGTTGGAAACACAAGTCATGGTGGTTGTTTGGTTATCAAGAATCAGAATATTTTACCACATAACTGTGGTTTGAAGTATGTTGACAGTATAACTGATATGAAAGGAATGCCTGTATTTCATTAATTGAACTACTTCTTGAATTAGATGAATTTTGCTTTAGGTCGATTCCTATATTGCACATGTCATAAGTCCAGGCCTGTGGGGTCATGCCTATGCGGGGATTGTCACATTGTAGTGCGGCTAGCGGGAACCTGGGTCCAGACttacaactattgtaactttgccattatggcaacaaCCATgttaacagggctcagcagccaatcagaatcaagatttccatggttgttgccataatggcaaagtgaCCACAGTTtaaactctttatgaaatggtcaTAGTGGGGGATGTACAGAAAATGCATGCCTAGCAGTGCGGGGACTTCAAGCTACTTTAGTGGGGATGTAATTCTGTGTAGCTGAAAACTACTCAGCAAAATGTATATCCCCCGGTAAGTCCCTGCTGGTCCTTGGGAAACCTAGGGCCAGAGATATAATTGATAAGTGCATTATATTAGTTACAAGGACACAACCTGGCACTGGTATCAAAATATAGGAGTACCTTTTAATTCACATTGTAGGAGTTATCAGTAGACATGTTCCAATCTGGAGGAATGCAGATTCCGTAAAAATGTGTTAGTCACTTCAATATACATAACAACAAAATTATCATCAAGCATCATTAatgattttaaatatataataatgtgtGCATTGTTTTTGATCGACAGATTAGTGGGACCTCTGCTGCAAAATTAATACCCAGAGGATAAGGTAGCCAAGGCaatatttaaaagttttgtgaagaaacaaaatgaaattgagcATCACCTagccaagaaaagaaacaaactcaCTGTACACTTTAAGAAGTGGCGATTTGatacatgatttttattttagatacaggtagttcccccttttccattctatttgtttttgtatcttaaattgagacttgtacaatgcagagtaatatgctacaaatgattatacatgtaaattcatcTCAATGTGTATTCCCTATAAAGTAACCTGTATCATCcaatgtttcattttgatttatgtcaccctttttattttttttccatttattttttatttcatctctgttttgtgattttactgcttttgaactgtttcaaatcatttccagttacctgtaaatattgtgattatatgtgattttgaaaaacaataaaacacataattaaaaaaaaaaaggtagcCAAGGCAATTAAAAACCTCTTGAGAATGTGTATGGCACTGCAGAGCCAAaatagtgcccccccccaaaaaaaaaaagaagttttgaaaagccaatttgaatgacGATATCTTTTTTGTTGCTAAATTCCATAATactgtaaagaggaataatcatactttccaataaTACCAAATtcatgatggcacactaagaaatttattaccCCTCAAGCttgttgcagaacttttttccTCCTCAAACTTGAGCTgcagaacttattttgaggtaattatttctacaaaagTTCTACAAAGTGACAAGACAATGATCTTGTTGATTATAGGGAAAATGGAGACAAAAACTACAAAATGCCTTTTCTGATATCTCATGTTCAAGACATTCTACAAAGTGACAAGACAATGATCTTGTTGATTATAGGGAAAATGGAGACAAAAACTACAAAATGCCTTTTCTGATATCTCATGTTCAAGACATTCTACAAAGTGACAAGACAATGATCTTGTTGATTATAGGGAAAATGGAGACAAAAACTACAAAATGCCTTTTCTGATATCTCATGTTCAAGACATTGTTTATCATGAGAACCATGGAAATAAATTGTCTAATTCCCCAAGTAGTCAAAAGATGCTGCTAAATGAGCAGTGATACCTTTACATTCTCTCACTGACGTTTTTATGAAAGGGCAAATATAACAGCATATTTTCACAATAATTGTATTGCATTTATTCATCACTTTCTTTCCAATGTTGCATCAAAGGAACAAATTGCATAAATAGTCAGCTGCAACTCatatgaaattcaaaaattgGGATTTCCTAAAATTTGGACCATTTGTAAATGATGTGTAACTTGATTTAGCACTTGCACTTATCAGCACTATATACTCAATTGAGAACCTACCGGGTAGTTAATTCTAATTTAACTGTTGAAATTTTGTCATTACATGACTGTATCGATAGTGGTACTGAACAGGAAGTAAATCACTCACCAGAGTAAGGGTGAATCCCTGTAAGAAGTTCATACAAAGTCATTCCAAAGCTGAAGGacaatacaaaaacaaagaaaatagatttacagatttttttttccatcaggGGCTTATTTGGATGGGGGCAGTCTACccgtatcccccccccctctcacccAAATATGCACTGTGCCCCCTTTAATGTCCAGAGCCTTATACCTTGAAGTTTCCTATGTCACAAAAATTCTCATAgaaatatatacttttatatACTGCAACAATAATTTGTAAGAAATATATGCAGAAAGACATAAATAAcctaacattttaaagttatcTTTACATAGAATCgcacttatctttttttttgatgATCAGACAATTGCACAAGATGAATACCATAATATTATGCTATGAAAACCCAATGTAAATAGCATGTCTTATTGGTAATGAAATGCAGGGGCTTTCCCTCATGCGTGATCAAGTAGAGCTATAACATGGTCATCTCTTGTCAAAAGCGGGCAAATGATAACGCAGTGACTATCATAAATTACACAAGCGGGCAAGTAAAGAGAAAGCTAGCCGTGTGACAGCAATTTTGACAGCTGAAAAAAAGGTGGTAGCCATAAAATTCTCTTGTTGAATGTCCAGTAGTGGTAGGTCCATGCTATACCAAAATTAGAACAGTAATGGATATCtaatgcatgaaattatttgtcaatccattttttttttcattcttggcATAAAATTTAAACCaatatacagtccgacctctcttctCCGGCCtacccttatccggatctctctattatccggacgcacatttgccgagatttttttatttttattcaatttagtACGTGAGTAAATTGAGATtgcaatctaaactcaatcctatcCGCAAACccactttgattacatatatttttcaatatagTCTACCTAaaacaacattatttttcatgaaaatatctcacccaaatcaccgaAAGAACTTAGACAGGATAATTTTCCAGGAAATTGGGGCGCagtgcaaacatttcatcacgttcTCTTTTTGTTTCCCGGACAACACATGTCTCGCTAGCTAACGCTAagcctcaatacggacagcaCCATCTATCATGTTAAACCCTATCTaggtcggggggggggcctcggaggccccccctcaacgaatcgcgcgatattttcgccgtgcgaaatttttttaccacgtcgctcgctgagtttttactttcaagtcttgcgcaacgtttgagaccaattttgcgtcacccgggtaagtggttccgaaattacgcaactgcatgtcagaccgaaaattgctcaaaaatgtgatttcgtgtacaaagtcaatccaaattgtgttttcaaccaaaattcataaatgtatgattatttttagttttgccagtctaaatgtattcattttatgatttttatgatcacagaagagtccccaacaaatttcattgaaaaaacaatgaaaaacaaaaggtaaaaaaacaaagaaatacataagaatttgcaaaaaaacaatataatacataagaaaatgatttgataacacaatttttttcatgtactcttgctgaggacaccacaaagagtttctacaccaaaaattagtacatttggagctttattcagggagttagaggaaaaagtatgatttcgcatactaattacgcataaattagcattttatcACTTAATAGccattcgcatgaaataaattactatacaatcttgtagattatgtcccagacaacccgcgtgccaattttcggcgcgatcccACGGTCGACGGctgagatcttagggggggggcctcccagcccccccccacccccggccataggaactcaaaaaataccccggcctagatagggttaagcctacagtcagtgtaacaatggctgacattgcgaagctgcgatagccgccgcgatgatctaattgtaaaacttagtttcatcgagtctttcattctct is a window of Lytechinus variegatus isolate NC3 chromosome 2, Lvar_3.0, whole genome shotgun sequence DNA encoding:
- the LOC121408069 gene encoding serine/threonine-protein kinase TAO3-like isoform X2, which produces MMDSSCQLDDDCLARLANNIGEEEAETLGRKLGFKQPEINRYIATNLRSNQVTCAGTRQMLFDWRQKVSQSDQADLLRKCLLAAQLVALAEEFLGENTLLKEMPSDDVQRHSNEALAAGDDQIDGGLSLLPQPEVKLDSIKMEDLKLKHPDRTECDFHDKKAREHDNFHLGGGSFGNVFKAVHNVHGEVAVKLAKPGKEDHVKMYQKEAGKHATALTCRMIVTIKGIVQCEDDACQCGVMGFVLEYMEKGSLWTFRINEWKDDPQLWPLTNRMVYQISSGMHFLHSKNIIHRDLKLENVLVDKDLNVKIADLGLATDLQSSTGDKCWGTDSHKPPEAFRTDIPNSVKIVTPEYDVYSFGMTLYELLTGIHPYSDRGFDMMKILKVESKQSPCLDPVPENTPQDLISIMERSWSYEPKDRPNFKDITDKVAHLGTRPTHESLGHYLGKPQNITEQDKAPTRPQSKTSTKAQPVTDSESLRQGIRGLSLNDHPTTLPITEKVMQHHIDVQESVPTNNGPEASSTMDQPALQDASKPSSFGHLKSQVSGQQNEGNFRLSMESGQSMNFTGLVGVPTDTASGLSANQSLQSNMEHERESSPLNRAKHRHGSGKPVPAESSHGASEYAVGPMGGGPIHQEIQLKVNLTVPFRTSLAAKMDQVMKSLERSKQRHYWDSSSSLPSLFSLMGDITLHRLVLPATTDEDDFTLYLHVCSNDDLDMLHRKSKKLHEILYGFFVDANLQEACHPVKPTLKVDLLEEQYNRAKEFFQKREKDTKSKNSKHSDSESSTTQSNKTNPEDTLASNKPGPTFPQTSSSGAVQINTGKCMINMSSLPSNMVIGDQHITNNYYGGSEQTSRGKGGAAGYSKGRQPKNKKKEKLCESKEKVTELLLQDTADLVPVKHVKSIGRYLRLTDVDVGNIEYEHRLERSSEIVYQVLLEWKRQNGSQATKASLASALWKAKCYDAASTIR